The sequence below is a genomic window from Enterocloster clostridioformis.
AAACAGCCTGGAAGGACGCAGTTCTCCATTGGTCCTTACAGGTACGCTTGTCATCGGTATCTTTTCCCTGCCGGCCTGTACAATGGTCTCTAACGTATATGTATAGTCATTAACTACATTCATCCTCATGGCCGCTTCTCTACTGTATGCCCGAAATCCACTGGGCGCGTCTGGAATCTGAGTATTGGAAGCTTTTCTCACTACCCAGCTTCCAAAATGCTGCAGCTTTTTCTTAACGGGGGAAAAATGTTCTGTTTTATCAATGGGTCTTGCTCCCACTACGATATCGGCCTCTTCCCGAAGAATAGGCTCTATCAGTTTGCTGATATCCTCCGCGCAATACTGGTTATCAGCATCTGTATTCACGATAATATCTGCCCCTTTGCTGAGACATCCATCTATCCCAGCCATAAAGCCTTTCGCAAGGCCTTTATTTTGTTTAAAATTCACAATATAGTTTACGCCCCACTGCCTGGCTGCCTGAAGGGTAGCATCCCTGCTGCCGTCATTTATGATTAGATATTCGATACAATCGATTCCCTCAAGTTTTCTGGGCAATGCGTCCAATGCAATGTTTAATGTTTCCGCCTCGTTATAACAAGGCATCTGAATGATTAGCTTCATATATTTATCCATCGTATTTTTCTTATTTCTCATTGTAATAAACTTCAAAATGGGCGGACTCCCTCTTTGTCCCATAGGTCTGACTTAATTCCTTTGAAAAGATATCCCGTCTGCTGGTCACCACAATATCTTCCTGTGTCACATCCCCTATGCTTCCATAGGGTTCTTTTAACACGTGAACCGATTTCTCTTTTAGACAGAATTGAAGCAGATCCACATATCC
It includes:
- a CDS encoding glycosyltransferase family 2 protein; protein product: MKFITMRNKKNTMDKYMKLIIQMPCYNEAETLNIALDALPRKLEGIDCIEYLIINDGSRDATLQAARQWGVNYIVNFKQNKGLAKGFMAGIDGCLSKGADIIVNTDADNQYCAEDISKLIEPILREEADIVVGARPIDKTEHFSPVKKKLQHFGSWVVRKASNTQIPDAPSGFRAYSREAAMRMNVVNDYTYTLETIVQAGREKIPMTSVPVRTNGELRPSRLFNSIWGYVKKSMITIIRAYMMYKPLKCFTFLCIPPILVGGMIGIRFLIFYFKGTGTGHVQSLILACTLIIIGFLTLMMGLLGDILASNKKLLEDTQYHVRRIEYDILQNKREIKEYSEGTGDAEGDAHE